One Setaria viridis chromosome 5, Setaria_viridis_v4.0, whole genome shotgun sequence genomic region harbors:
- the LOC117856589 gene encoding chitinase CLP, which produces MSLLLLPLLLFSLLLLVSPQGTLAADHQPPPKPILTRMFKDPSTSLYTIPIKEGGAPLVLDLAGALIWSTCAPGHRTIPCNCGLCRVASRSPTATAGCAYTSSGGEPSSSTGTRHCTCTAYPCNPATGQCGRGDVTAVPLSANATDGKNPLFPVSFPAIGACAPDALLAALPSAAAGVAGLSRLPLSLPSQVASALRVARQFALCLPTSGGRSGAAIFGGGPFQLLAAPPVDVADGFFLDDPHPHRFLKSPRNGAYYVGITGIHVNNERVPLPPGVFDLHAGSGTGGVMLSTATPYTTLRPDIYRPLLEAFDAATSGVPRAPPVRPFEMCYQVSALSSTRLGFGVANIELLLDGGGSWLLAGNASLVQVNDKTVCFAFLEMGPATTVVPGSPAVIFGGFQMEDHLLMFDLEEASFGFRGPLPGIRTNCGNFDFSMGTS; this is translated from the coding sequence ATGTCGCTGCTCCTGCTGCCACTGCTCTTGTTCTCACTACTGCTGCTGGTGTCACCTCAAGGGACACTAGCCGCCGaccaccagccgccgccgaagccgatACTGACCCGTATGTTCAAGGATCCCTCAACCTCCCTCTACACGATCCCCATCAAGGAAGGCGGCGCGCCACTGGtcctcgacctcgccggcgcgTTGATCTGGTCCACTTGCGCGCCCGGGCACCGCACCATCCCGTGCAACTGCGGCTTGTGCAGGGTCGCCAGCAGGAGCCCCACCGCCACGGCCGGCTGCGCGTACACGTCGAGCGGCGGCGAGCCCAGCTCCTCCACGGGGACGAGGCACTGCACCTGCACCGCGTACCCGTGCAACCCGGCCACCGGCCAGTGCGGCCGCGGCGACGTCACCGCCGTGCCGCTCTCGGCGAACGCCACGGACGGCAAGAACCCGCTGTTCCCGGTGTCCTTCCCCGCGATCGGCGCCTGCGCGCCCGACGCGCTCCTGGCGGCGCTCccctcggcggccgccggcgtcgcggggCTGTCGAGGCTGCCCCTGTCGCTGCCGTCGCAGGTCGCGTCCGCGCTTAGGGTCGCGAGGCAGTTCGCCCTGTGCCTCCCCACCAgcggcggcaggagcggcgCCGCCATCTTCGGCGGCGGCCCGTTCCAGCTCCTGGCGGCGCCGCCCGTCGACGTCGCCGACGGATTCTTCCTTGACGACCCGCACCCGCACCGCTTCCTCAAGAGCCCCAGGAACGGCGCCTACTACGTCGGCATCACCGGCATTCACGTGAACAACGAGCGCGTGCCCTTGCCGCCGGGGGTCTTCGACCTCCACGCCGGCAGCGGCACGGGCGGGGTCATGCTCAGCACGGCGACGCCCTACACCACGCTGCGCCCCGACATCTACCGCCCGCTGCTCGAGGCCTTCGACGCGGCGACCAGCGGCgtcccgcgcgcgccgccggtgaggccgtTCGAGATGTGCTACCAGGTGTCCGCGCTCAGCTCGACCCGGCTCGGCTTCGGCGTGGCCAACATCGAGCTGCTGCTGGACGGGGGCGGGAGCTGGCTGCTGGCGGGTAACGCCTCGCTGGTGCAGGTGAACGACAAGACCGTGTGCTTCGCGTTCCTTGAGATGGGCCCCGCGACGACGGTGGTTCCCGGCTCGCCGGCGGTCATCTTTGGCGGGTTCCAGATGGAGGACCACCTGCTGATGTTCGACCTGGAGGAGGCGTCGTTTGGCTTCCGCGGGCCGCTCCCTGGAATCCGCACCAACTGCGGCAACTTCGACTTCAGCATGGGCACTTCTTAG
- the LOC117855618 gene encoding chitinase CLP has protein sequence MAQLKPAVLLAVSLCCLSALLPWCAAASYGGKPLVTAITKDAATKLYTAPLKDGRPLVLDLSGPLIWSTCPPKHPSFECHHHVCAHAHSYHPPGCPRTGHGVADDDDPFRCKCTAHPYNPIARKSGSGDLTRVTVTANDTDGTNPLRPVSFPAVAACAPHSLLAKLPAGAVGVAGLARSRVSLPAQAARAQKVANKFALCLPSGGQGVAIFGGGPLFLLPPGRPDVTTTLAGTTPLRRNPGHPGYFISAKGIAVNQEKVQQGPLVVGLSSRIPYTELRSDVYGPVVKAFDKATAERKRVTPPVPPFELCYDSRELGSTRLGYAVPQVDLMLESGATWMLFGANSMVQVNDNTACFGFVKMAKEEKGAPAVVIGGFQMENNLLVFDEEKKQLGFSSLLFGRQTTCSNFNFTLGA, from the coding sequence ATGGCGCAACTCAAGCCGGCGGTGCTGCTCGCGGTCTCGCTCTGCTGCCTCTCGGCGCTGCTGCCGTGGTGCGCGGCGGCAAGCTACGGCGGCAAGCCCCTGGTGACGGCCATCACCAAGGACGCGGCCACCAAGCTCTACACGGCCCCGCTCAAGGACGGCCGGCCGCTGGTGCTCGACCTCTCCGGCCCGCTCATCTGGTCGACGTGCCCGCCCAAGCACCCGAGCTTCGAGTGCCACCACCACGTGTGCGCGCACGCGCACAGCTACCACCCGCCGGGCTGCCCGCGCACGGGCCAcggcgtcgccgacgacgacgacccgtTCCGCTGCAAGTGCACGGCGCACCCCTACAACCCCATCGCGCGCAAGTCCGGCTCCGGCGACCTCACGCGCGTCACCGTCACCGCCAACGACACCGACGGCACGAACCCGCTCCGCCCGGTCTCcttccccgccgtcgccgcctgcgcGCCGCACTCCCTGCTCGCCAAGCTCCcggccggcgccgtcggcgtcgcgggGCTCGCACGCTCCAGGGTGTCCCTGCCCGCGCAGGCCGCGCGCGCCCAGAAGGTCGCCAACAAGTTCGCGCTCTGCCTCCCGAGCGGCGGCCAGGGCGTCGCCATCTTCGGCGGGGGcccgctcttcctcctcccgccgggGCGCCCGGACGTCACGACGACGCTGGCCGGAACCACCCCGCTCCGCAGGAACCCTGGGCACCCCGGCTACTTCATCTCGGCCAAGGGCATCGCCGTGAACCAAGAGAAGGTGCAGCAGGGGCCGCTCGTCGTCGGCCTGAGCTCGAGGATCCCGTACACGGAGCTCCGGTCCGACGTGTACGGCCCGGTCGTGAAAGCGTTCGACAAGGCCACGGCGGAGAGGAAGCGCGTcacgccgccggtgccgccgttCGAGCTCTGCTACGACTCGAGGGAGCTGGGGTCGACGCGGCTCGGCTACGCCGTGCCGCAGGTGGATCTGATGCTGGAGAGCGGCGCCACCTGGATGTTGTTCGGGGCCAACTCCATGGTGCAGGTCAACGACAACACGGCCTGCTTCGGCTTCGTCAAGATGGCGAAGGAGGAGAagggggcgccggcggtggtgatCGGAGGGTTCCAGATGGAGAACAACCTGCTGGTGTTcgacgaggagaagaagcagctcgGCTTCAGTAGCCTGCTCTTCGGGAGGCAGACGACGTGCAGCAACTTCAACTTCACTCTCGGTGCCTAG
- the LOC117858213 gene encoding chitinase CLP, with the protein MALLLAVSLCLAASLSPCTLAAAAQGGKRPLVTAITKDPATSLYTSPLKDSRPLVLDLSGPLIWSTCDRAHPTLQCHHHDCAHAHSYHPPGCPHTGYGKADEEDRFRCKCTAHPYNPVAGRSATGDLTRTKLSANATDGRNPLFPVSFPAVASCAPASLLAKLPAGAVGVAGLARSRVALPAQVARTQDVADKFILCLPRSGDGVAIFGGGPLFLLTSTSPPSEAGVDLTKLTYTPLLSRKGSSSYYLPVKAIAFDKAQVQLPGNPLATGGVVLGTTAPYTELRPDVYRPLVDAFDKALMRRWNISKRVPAVAPFELCYDSKTLPGPTRIGWLVPDIDIVLEGGKNWTLGGLSSMVDVNNFTAACFGFVEMKLGKGGYGGAPAVVIGGFQMEDHVLQFDPEKQQLGFAKLPIFISCRNFNFTLSH; encoded by the coding sequence ATGGCGCTGCTGCTCGCCGTCTCCCTCTGCCTGGCGGCATCCTTGTCCCCTTGCACACTGGCAGCGGCAGCTCAGGGCGGCAAGCGGCCCCTGGTGACGGCCATCACCAAGGACCCGGCAACCTCTCTCTACACCTCCCCGCTCAAGGACAGCCGCCCGCTCGTCCTCGACCTCTCCGGCCCGCTCATCTGGTCCACCTGCGACCGCGCGCACCCGACGCTCCAGTGCCACCACCACGACTGCGCCCACGCCCACAGCTACCACCCGCCCGGCTGCCCGCACACCGGCTATGGCAAGGCCGACGAGGAAGACCGCTTCAGGTGCAAGTGCACGGCGCACCCTTACAACCCCGTCGCCGGCAGGTCCGCGACGGGCGACCTGACGCGCACCAAGCTCTCCGCCAACGCCACGGACGGCAGGAACCCGCTGTTCCCGGTCTCCTTCCCCGCCGTTgcctcctgcgcgccggcgTCCCTCCTCGCTAAGCTCCCGGCCGGCGCGGTCGGTGTCGCCGGGCTCGCGAGGTCGAGGGTGGCGCTGCCCGCGCAGGTCGCGCGCACGCAGGACGTCGCCGACAAGTTCATCCTCTGCCTCCCGaggagcggcgacggcgtggcgaTCTTCGGCGGGGGCCCGCTGTTCCTCTTGACGAGCACCTCACCGCCCTCGGAGGCGGGGGTTGATCTCACGAAGCTGACATACACCCCGTTGCTCAGCAGGAAAGGCAGCTCCAGCTACTACCTCCCCGTGAAGGCCATCGCCTTCGACAAGGCGCAGGTGCAACTCCCGGGGAACCCACTTGCCACTGGTGGCGTGGTGCTCGGCACGACGGCGCCGTACACCGAGCTCCGGCCCGATGTGTACCGCCCGTTGGTGGACGCTTTCGACAAGGCCCTGATGCGGCGGTGGAACATCAGCAAGAGGGTTCCGGCAGTGGCACCCTTCGAACTTTGCTACGATTCGAAGACGCTCCCTGGTCCGACCCGGATCGGCTGGCTTGTCCCTGACATAGACATCGTGCTCGAGGGTGGAAAGAACTGGACACTGGGCGGCCTTAGCTCGATGGTAGACGTCAACAACTTCACGGCGGCGTGCTTCGGGTTCGTCGAGATGAAGCTAGGAAAGGGCGGATAcggtggggcgccggcggtggtcaTCGGAGGGTTCCAGATGGAAGACCATGTGCTGCAGTTCGACCCGGAGAAGCAGCAGCTCGGGTTTGCCAAGTTGCCGATTTTTATATCGTGCCGTAACTTCAATTTCACGCTGAGTCACTAG
- the LOC117858791 gene encoding chitinase CLP gives MPRSKAMLLLAASLCLAACLSPCTLAATANGGKPLVTAITKDPATSLYTSSLKDSRSLVIDLSGPLIWSTCDRSHPTLQCHHHDCAHAHSYHPPGCPHTGYGKADEEDRFRCKCTARPYNPVAGRSATGDLTRTKLSANATDGTNPLYPVSFPAVASCAPASLLDRLPAGAVGVAGLASSRVALPAQVARTQNVADKFTLCLPRGGGDGVAVFGGGPLVLTGHPIDLTSTLTYTPLLRKRGSPAYYLSVKAIAVDEAQVQLPGDPLATGGVVLSTTAPYTALRPDVYRPVVDAFDKALKLQSNSKRVPAVAPFELCYDLRTLPGPTRIGWLVPEIILMLENGKNWTFTGLSSMVISQVGCFGFVEMKLEKGGYAGAPAVEIGGFQMEDHALQFDLEKQLLGFAMVPFFISCHNFNFTQSH, from the coding sequence ATGCCGCGATCCAAGGCCatgctgctgctcgccgcctCGCTCTGCTTGGCGGCGTGCTTGTCCCCTTGCACACTGGCAGCGACAGCTAATGGCGGCAAGCCCCTGGTGACGGCCATCACCAAGGACCCGGCCACCTCGCTCTACACCTCCTCGCTCAAGGACAGCCGCTCGCTGGTCATCGACCTCTCCGGCCCGCTCATCTGGTCCACCTGCGACCGCTCGCACCCGACGCTCCAGTGCCACCACCACGACTGCGCCCACGCCCACAGCTACCACCCGCCCGGCTGCCCGCACACCGGCTACGGCAAGGCCGACGAGGAAGACCGGTTCCGGTGCAAGTGCACGGCGCGCCCCTACAACCCCGTCGCTGGCAGGTCGGCGACGGGCGACCTGACGCGCACCAAGCTCTCCGCCAACGCCACCGACGGCACCAACCCGCTGTACCCGGTCTCCTtccccgccgtcgcctcctgcgcgccggcgTCCCTCCTCGACAGGCTCCCGGCCGGCGCGGTCGGCGTCGCGGGGCTCGCGAGCTCGAGGGTGGCGCTGCCCGCGCAGGTCGCGCGCACGCAGAACGTCGCCGACAAGTTCACGCTCTGCCTgccgaggggcggcggcgacggcgtggcggtCTTCGGCGGCGGCCCTCTCGTCCTCACTGGGCATCCTATTGATCTCACGTCGACGCTGACGTACACCCCGTTGCTGAGGAAGAGAGGCAGCCCCGCGTACTACCTCTCCGTGAAGGCCATCGCCGTCGACGAAGCGCAGGTGCAGCTCCCGGGAGACCCACTGGCCACCGGTGGCGTCGTGCTCAGCACGACGGCGCCGTACACCGCGCTCCGGCCGGACGTCTACCGCCCGGTGGTGGACGCGTTCGACAAGGCCCTGAAGCTGCAGTCGAACAGCAAGAGAGTGCCGGCGGTGGCGCCTTTCGAGCTTTGCTACGATTTGAGGACGCTCCCTGGCCCGACCCGGATCGGTTGGCTCGTCCCGGAGATAATCCTCATGCTCGAGAATGGAAAGAACTGGACGTTTACGGGCCTCAGCTCGATGGTGATCAGCCAGGTGGGGTGCTTCGGGTTCGTCGAGATGAAGCTGGAGAAGGGCGGATACGCTGGGGCGCCGGCAGTGGAGATCGGAGGGTTCCAGATGGAGGACCACGCGCTGCAGTTCGACCTGGAGAAGCAGCTGCTCGGGTTTGCCATGGTGCCGTTTTTTATATCATGCCATAACTTCAATTTCACGCAGAGTCACTAG
- the LOC117858359 gene encoding chitinase CLP produces MKMPRPSPAPLLLSAISLLVLAWPASCAHPVLIPVAKDPATSLYTILVRDGANHLVDLAGPLLWSTCAADHSPAAFSCNATECRHAKAYRAPSCRIAGQPCKKKCKAYPYNPITGQCAAADLIHTRLIVNTTNGKNPLQQVSVRAVAACAPGNILASLPADVTGVAGLSASGLALPAQIAANHRVARKFLLCLPRRGEGVAIFGGGPLFLLPQSDVGDLTTTLAFTALRSRKDNPLYYIPVNSIAVNKAPVPLPAHALAGGGVVLCSRVAFTALRPDVYRPFVDAFDRALARNDAKVPAVAPFELCYRSSMLGNTRNGYAVPDIALVLEGGKSWTFVGSNSMVDVNGQTACFAFVEMKGVKSGDPSAAAAVIGGFQMENHLLQFDLESKQLGFAKVPFFSACSNFNFTKSQY; encoded by the coding sequence ATGAAGATGCCacggccatcgccggcgccgctcctgCTCTCGGCCATCTCGCTGCTCGTGCTGGCCTGGCCGGCTTCGTGCGCGCACCCCGTGCTCATCCCGGTGGCCAAGGACCCGGCCACCTCCCTCTACACCATCCTCGTCAGGGACGGCGCCAACCACCTCGTCGACCTCGCCGGCCCTCTCCTCTGGTCCACGTGCGCCGCTGACCACTCGCCGGCGGCCTTCTCGTGCAATGCCACAGAGTGCAGGCACGCCAAAGCCTACCGCGCCCCGAGCTGCCGCATCGCAGGGCAGCCCTGCAAGAAGAAGTGCAAGGCGTACCCGTACAACCCCATCACCGGGCAGTGCGCCGCCGCGGACCTGATCCACACCAGGCTCATCGTCAACACCACCAACGGCAAGAACCCGCTGCAGCAGGTCTCGGTCCGGGCCGTGGCGGCGTGCGCTCCCGGGAACATCCTGGCGTCGCTGCCGGCGGACGTCACGGGCGTCGCGGGGCTCTCGGCGTCCGGCTTGGCGCTGCCGGCGCAGATCGCGGCGAACCATCGCGTCGCCAGGAAGTTCTTGCTCTGCCTcccgcggcgcggcgagggcgtgGCGATCTTCGGTGGCGGCCCGCTGTTCCTCCTCCCGCAGTCGGACGTGGGCGACCTCACGACGACGCTGGCGTTCACCGCGCTCCGCAGCAGGAAAGACAACCCCCTGTACTACATCCCGGTAAATTCCATCGCCGTGAACAAGGCGCCGGTGCCGCTCCCCGCGcacgcgctcgccggcggcggcgtcgtgctcTGCAGCCGGGTTGCGTTCACGGCGCTCCGGCCGGACGTGTACCGCCCGTTCGTGGACGCGTTCGACCGGGCCCTGGCACGGAACGACGCCAAGGTCCCGGCGGTGGCGCCCTTCGAGCTCTGCTACCGATCGAGCATGCTGGGGAACACGCGGAACGGCTACGCTGTGCCAGACATCGCCCTGGTGCTCGAGGGTGGGAAGAGCTGGACGTTCGTGGGCAGCAACTCCATGGTGGATGTGAACGGGCAGACGGCCTGCTTCGCCTTTGTCGAGATGAAGGGGGTGAAATCCGGGGAccccagcgccgcggcggcggtgatcgGAGGGTTCCAGATGGAGAACCACCTGCTGCAGTTCGACCTGGAGAGCAAGCAGCTTGGGTTCGCCAAGGTGCCGTTCTTCTCTGCGTGCAGTAACTTCAACTTCACCAAGAGTCAGTATTAA
- the LOC117855198 gene encoding chitinase CLP, giving the protein MDMPQRRTPLLLLAVSALVLAWPASCAEPVLFPVAKDAATSLYTIPVRDGANHVIDLAGPLLWSTCAADHLPANITCQDPVCKLANAYRQPGCRDAGQTCKHRCTAYPYNPVTGRCAAASLIHTRLVANTTDGKNPLRQVSVRAMAACAPKKLLARLPRDASGVAGLAASGLALPAQRVAGKFTLCLPRQGEGVAIFGGGPLFLLPESAAGDLTTTLAFTPLRSRRDNPSYYLPVKAIAVDKAPVQLPKDALATGGVVLGTTAPYTALRPDVYRQFVDAFDKALTRQWNTTKKVPAVAPFEFCYDSKTLPGPTRIGWFVPDIDLVLEGGKTNWTFGGLSSMVDVNDFTAACLGFVEMKKGGYGGAPAVVIGGFQMENHVLQFDLEKRRLGFARVPIFTSCSNFNFTRN; this is encoded by the coding sequence ATGGATATGCCACAGCGGCGCACGCCCCTGCTCCTCTTGGCCGTCTCGGCGCTCGTGCTGGCGTGGCCAGCCTCATGCGCCGAACCCGTGCTCTTCCCGGTGGCCAAggacgccgccacctccctctaCACCATCCCCGTCAGGGACGGCGCGAACCACGTCATCGACCTCGCCGGCCCGCTCCTCTGGTCCACGTGCGCCGCTGACCACCTGCCGGCAAACATCACGTGCCAGGACCCGGTCTGCAAGCTCGCCAATGCCTACCGCCAGCCGGGCTGCCGCGACGCCGGCCAGACCTGCAAGCACCGGTGCACGGCGTACCCGTACAACCCGGTCACGGGGCGGTGCGCCGCCGCGAGCCTGATCCACACCAGGCTCGTCGCCAACACCACCGACGGCAAGAACCCGCTGCGGCAGGTCTCCGTCCGGGCCATGGCGGCGTGCGCCCCGAAGAAGCTCCTGGCGCGGCTGCCCAGGGACGCATCCGGCGTCGCGGGGCTCGCGGCCTCCGGCCTGGCGTTGCCGGCGCAGCGCGTCGCCGGCAAGTTCACGCTCTGCCTCCCGAGgcaaggcgagggcgtggctATCTTCGGCGGGGGTCCGCTGTTCCTCCTTCCGGAGTCGGCGGCCGGGGACCTCACGACGACGCTGGCGTTCACCCCGCTCCGCAGCAGGAGGGACAACCCAAGCTACTACCTCCCCGTGAAGGCCATCGCCGTCGACAAGGCGCCGGTGCAACTCCCCAAGGACGCGCTCGCCACCGGCGGCGTGGTGCTCGGCACGACGGCGCCGTACACCGCGCTCCGTCCCGACGTGTACCGCCAGTTCGTGGACGCGTTCGACAAGGCCCTGACGCGGCAGTGGAACACCACCAAGAAGGttccggcggtggcgccgttCGAGTTCTGCTACGATTCGAAGACGCTCCCTGGCCCGACCAGGATCGGCTGGTTTGTCCCGGACATCGACCTCGTGCTCGAGGGTGGGAAGACGAACTGGACGTTCGGCGGCCTCAGCTCGATGGTGGACGTCAACGACTTCACGGCGGCGTGCCTCGGGTTCGTCGAGATGAAGAAGGGCGGATACGgcggggcgccggcggtggtaATCGGAGGGTTCCAGATGGAGAACCACGTGCTGCAGTTCGACCTGGAGAAGAGGCGGCTCGGGTTTGCCAGGGTGCCCATTTTTACGTCGTGCAGTAACTTCAATTTCACTCGGAACTAG